One Dioscorea cayenensis subsp. rotundata cultivar TDr96_F1 chromosome 19, TDr96_F1_v2_PseudoChromosome.rev07_lg8_w22 25.fasta, whole genome shotgun sequence genomic window, gAAGTGGCAAAACTGGATGTTGGAGTGGTACCTTCAGAAGCACAGCAAAAGGAACTTGAGGCATCAAAGTTGAAAGACTTAAAGGCGAAGAATTACTTATTTCAGGCCATTGATCGATCTATTTTGGAGACTATTCTTTGCAAAGAAATCTCCAAGGATATATGGGATTCGATGAAGAGAAAATATCAAGGCTCATCAAGGGTGAAGCGTGCACAACTTCAAGCCTTGAGAAGGGATTTTGAAAATCTACAGATGAAGGATGGAGAATCTATTAACAACTATTTTGCAAGAACCATGAGATTGGCTAATAATATGCGGTTttatggggaaaagatggatgaTGTCACTATTGTTGAAAAGATATTGCAATCTTTGACAGCAAAATTTGACTACATAGTTTGCTCAATTGaagaatcaaaggacatagatgcaCTCTCAATTGATGAACTTCAAAGCTCTTTATTAGTTCATGAACAGAAGATCAACCGTAATGTTACTGCTGAGGAGCAAGCTTAGAAGGCCTCTACAATCAACAACTTCTCAATATTACAAGGTAGAGATCGAGGTGGAAGTAGAGGAAGAGGATGAGCAGATAGAGGCTACAGAAGTGGTAACAAAAATACTGATGATGGTTATCTACAAAGTAAAGGAAGAGGACGAGGTCAACAAtttgataaatctaaaattgaGTGTTTTAGATGTCATCTATTTGGTCATTACCGTTCTGAATGTTATACCAAGCTATCTAATGACAAAGACAAAggagaaaagtcaaattttacaGAAAATAAAGAAGTGGAGGCTTTGTTAATGGCAATTCAAGATAGTCAGGAATTTCACAAGTCACTGGTTGTAGCGACCATATATGTGGAAGTAAGTCctttttttacttaaataaaGATTTTCACTCTACTGTTAGCTTTGGAGATTGCTCTACGGTGAATGTGATGGGAAATggtgatattaatataaaaccaagaatggttttatagaaaaaatttctaatgttttttatgtttctgACTTGAAAAGTAACTTACTGAGTGCTGGTCAGTTACAAGAGAAAGGATATACAATTACTATTCAAAAGAGTACTTGTGAAATATATGATCCTTTTAGAGGTGCAATTGCAATTATGCCGATGAGTTCAAATAGGTTGTTTCCTATAAAGATTGAATGTGCTCAACCTTGTTTGATGGTTAAAACAAAAGACCCTTCATGGCTATGGCATTATCAGTATGGTAACTAGAGCTTTGGTGGATTGAAGACACTCCAAGAAAAGGATATGGTGATAGGGCTTCCTAtaatcactattccctcccAAGTTTGTGAAGAGTGTATTGTTGGCAAACAACATCGTACTCTTTTCTCCCAAGGAAAGTCTTGGAGAGCAAAAGATGTTTTAGAACTTGTTCACTCTgatatttgtggaccaataaatcctacttctaatggaggtaaaagatattttattactttcactGATGATTATTCTCGGAaaacttgggtttattttttacAGGAGAAATCAGAAGCTTTTAGTGCATTTAAAAGCTTCAAGGTATATGTTCAAAGTGAAACCGGAAAGCCTATTAAAACAATTCGCACTGATCGTGGAGGAGAGTACTGCTCAAAAGACTTTGaaagtttttgtaattatcATGGCATTCGAAAAGAGCTCACAACTTCCTATTCCCCACAACAGAATGGTGTATCGGAAAGAAAAAAtcgaaccatcctcaatatgGTGAGAACCTTGTTAACAAAGGCGAGTATTCCGAAGATTTTTTTGCCATAAGCAGTGAATTGGAGCATTCATATCTTGAATAGAAGTTCTACTTTTGCTgttcaaaacaaaacactaGAAGAAGCATGGAGTGGAAGAAGACCAGCAGTAGATCACTTCAGAATTTTTGGTTGTATTGCATATGCACATATTCTggatgagaaaagaaagaagcttgATGATAAGGGGCAAAAGTGTGTTTTTCTTGGGATTAGTGAAATATCCAAAGCTTTTAAATTGTATGATCCATTGATAAAGAAAATTGTGGTGAGTAaagatgttattttttatgaggAGAGCACTTGGAATTGGAGTGATCAGCAGCCTACTTCAATTATAATTAGTGATGAagctgaagaagaaggagagtaggtccaacatcaagaaatttcaacTAATGAAGCCTCAATTACTACTAAAATTTCACAAACAGCAGCAGAGACATCAACTAAATCTCCTATTACTCGTGTCCAAAAAAGGCCGGTTTGGATGGCAGATTATGAAGTAACAGATTTCAACCAATCTGAAGGCCTTGCTACtcactttgatttattttcagattgtgatcttttatcttttgaagaagctatccaacattcaaagtggaaaaaagctatggataatgaaattgcatccattgaaaaaaataaaacatgggagTTAATTGAACTTCCCAAAGGGCAAAAAACAATTGGTTTAAAGTGggtatacaaaacaaaattaaacgaGAAAGGTGAGATTGACAAGTATAAGGCACGATTGGTTGCAAAAGGTTATAAGAAAGAATTTGGTATAGATTATAAAGAGGTCTTTACTCCAGTTGCAAGGCTTGACACTATCAGGCTTGTGATTGCAATGGCGGCTTAAAATTCATTGTCAATATTTCAGCTAGATGTAAAATCAGCCTTTCTACATGGAGAATTAGAAGAACAAATATTTGTTGATCAACCTTTGGGTTATATTAAAGCAGGGGATGAGCATAAAgtgtataaattgaaaaaagcTCTCTATGGATTAAAGCAAGCTCCACGGGCATGGTATAGTCGCATAGAAGCTTACTTTTTAAAGAAAGGATTTCAGAAGTGCCACTATGAACATACACTTTTAATGAAATTTGAAGCTGAAGGAAAGGTACTTATAGTCTGCTTATATGTGGATGACTTAATCTATACCGGCAACGAAAAAGTGATAATTGAGCAGTTTAAGACTTCCATGATGATTGAATTTGATATGTCTGACCTTGGTTTAATGCATTACTTTCTGGGTATAGAAGTTATCCAATCTTCTTCaggtatttttatttctcaaaaaagaTATGTGCATAATATCCTGACCAGGTTTTGAATGCAAGATTGTAATCCGGTTTGTACTCCTGCTGAGACGGGTTCGAAGCTTGTTAACAATTTCAGAATTAAACAAGGTTAACAACACATTTTACAAGCAAATTGTTGGAAGTTTGATGTATTTAACTACAACAAGGCCCGACATTATGATTGGTGTAAGTCTCATTAGTAGATTCATGGAAAATCCAAAAGAGGTGCATCTCGTGGCCGCAAAACGAATTTTACGATACTTACAAGGAACAATAGATTATGGAATATTGTAAAAGAAATGAGAGATATCAGAACTAATTGGATTTACAGATAGAGATTATGCAGGAGATTTAGATGATCAGAAAAGCACATCCGGTTATGTATTTATGATGGGTTTTGGAGCTATCTCATGGTCATCAAAGAAGCAACATATTGTTACTCTTTCCATAACTGAGGCTGAATTTGTAGCAGCAACAGCATGTGCCTCTAAAGCAATGTGGTTAAGAAATATTCTTGAAAAACTTCAATTAAAGCAAAAAGGTTCGACTCCAATATATTGCGATAACAGTTTAACTATCAAGCTATCTAAGAATTCAGTTTTTCATGGAAGAAGCAAACATATTGACATAAGATATCATTTCTTGCGAGATCTTACAAAGGAGAAAATTATTGATCTCATCTACTACAGAAGCAAAGATCAGATTGCTGATTTATTtacaaagcctctcaaaatagcTACTTTTCATAAACTCAGGGCATTGATCGGTGTATCTAGTATGAAAGCATTCATGCAAGAGAGATAACTTTAAACTTATGAGATAAACATAAGTTTAAGGGAGGgtgttaagataatgatgtttattttagtttggttaggatatcgttgatttaaatatttaagttagttgtgtgttgattaaaactcaaattagtagagattatctttttagaattttgcctttataaaggcttcaatgattatgaataaagtgtgcagtttttctcatctcttcttttaagttatcatGTTTGTCACGGACCAACCCACACGCTTAGTACGTGACAATGGTCGTTAGTAGGAACACATAAGTATATTTAACTCCAGAGCGCCACAAAGCTAAGTAGTACCTTGCTTGCTGGAATATTAAGAGATAAATAagatttacataaaaataaatataacaatgtgGGTGAATAACGTGGTTATTGTATATATATCGAACATcacatatttcatatttaacatAGTTTACATGGTTATTATAAAATCCAATAGCAGTTATAATAAAACAAGCTAAAGTATAAGCAGTAGTGAAGTGAGTTGccatataaaatacattaaggtggtgtttgtttcaagggatttgAAGTTACATGCAACTACAaatcccttatttttttaagctcatgtatttgttttgaagTATTTCATTTTCCAAGTGTTTTTGAATTCCTATCATTAATGGATTTTGTTTTACGGTCAAAATGACCGTAAAACTAAATTCCATGAGTTCAAAAccaatgtatatgtatatacatacaaacatacatatatatatatatatatacacacacagagaattatatacatatacaaatacTCATACACATATGTAGGGGGGCGGCAACCCCCATTGTCGCCGGCGGTGCTAATGGATCCGCATGTCCGGGTCATTCGGTTGTCCCTTTAAATCTTCTATTCCGGCCTTCTTAGGTTGACAAtccaatgaaaagtgtggattaaggagaaaaagaaaagaaaaaaaaaactatcattATTTGTTGGAGAGGAGGATTTGAGAGTGCGCCTCGGCCATGAATTTGGTTGAAGAAAAAATTCATCCCGGCAAATTTGGAAAGCGGAGAAAAGAgaggagtttagggttttagggtgaAAATTTGTAGAAAGAACCCTTAAGTTTTAGTTTTTACATTGATAGAGAAAACCCGTGATTGTTTGTTAAAGGGCTAATCAGAAATTAGACATGTGAATAAGAAAActtgaataaattatatatatatatatataatgaaaatttatatatttgtttaatgaaaaaaataagtaaaaaatatatttcaattaaaaatatagtccTTAACTTATGATACCTGAGaatattggaaaaaaataacttatttaattttataggatttgtttattaataaagAATTCTATAGCaattccaaaatttttaaacattataagttaaaattttcataatacacttagagtaaatattttttaattaatatttaataaataattgttgatTATGGATGATCATATGAATGTATGAATAATTGGGCATACTGCGCAATAGATAGGGTTAgcttataaaaattatcaagtGTAAATTCCTCCAATAAGCACACTTATATTCTTGAACTTTTCACCCTAATTTTGAGAAATTATGGCTCCTTTTACTtcatacaataaatataaataattttgtaatattttcaaaatatacaaaattagaTGATTCAGCTTCCTCCTCATAGTCATTaactgtatttttattttatgttaatttttttttactaattctattattttgaatttttaattaataaaaaaaatcatgtttatagaatttttttttatttgtagttCACCCCTCTCCCTGTATTTTCTAGTTTTGCCCCTgaacatatgcatatatacacacatgtatttttacatgcatatatataccaTCTAGATATACCTATACATAGTATGTTTacttatacaaatacatatacaagtatgtatatatatatatgcatatatgcacagatacacacatatacatatacttatacagatatatatactcatatacatatatgtaaatatatgtatatatgcatatatatacatatacttatacatatatatactcatatagatatatgtatatatatatatatatatgcatacatgcatatacacaaacatatacatacacttatacacatgtgtttttcaattccaaatttacaaattcttccaaacaaacataaaatcttataaatacagtaattccagGTACATCCAACCAGACACAAGATTTGattgcactgtattttgaaaaccaaatattttcagttacattgtaactagaaatccactgcatttagaattacatccaaccaaacactacctaagTATAGTTCCAAAGATATTTTGGTGAAAAGTGTTCTGGGTACAAGCATAGTGGGTGAAATACATGTATAAAACTCAATAAATAGCTATTGTGTATTCATTATAGTGATCGATACccaatgataaaatatttttaataaaataaaattaacctAGGCCTTGCGTTTTGAAAATCAAACCACTGGGCCTGCCAAGAATACCTCTAATTGGCTGTGGTTGCGTCTTATTTCATGGTCCGGCAAGGCTGCATTACGAAGATCAAAATAGAACATAGGTTTAAGCTCACCTTGGCGTTGGACTTAGCTTACACATGTGGTGATGCACTGTGGCTCAGTAGTGGTGGAGGATATCCTTCTCAGTCCCCATTAGGTTTCTCTGTGCATCCTTAGTGGGTTCAAATATATTTCCGATCAACCACACCACCTCTCAATAGGCCGGACTATGGGTACCCCTACTGCAGTATGCAGAGGTCTCATTTCTTTGTCATCATAAAATGTTATCTCAAATCAAAGTACAATGAGTGACATTGTCGGTATAGGAgtaaatatatctttataatATTAGTGACATTTACATATATGAGTAACATGCTACAACTTAGTAGCTACCAACAATCATTTATCAAACATTTCTGAAAATGGAGaacatttcataaataaattaggGAAATAATAAGCTCTTATTAAATTATCTCTCACGTGGAAAACCTTCCTTATACACGAATATATGTACAAGCATAGATATATATAGCACTTAAGTCCTTCTCTAATTAAATTATAGATCAGTTTGTGCCAGTACTAAGCACATTATAAGACAAAGTATAAAACATTATAGATCAGGTTGTGCATATTTTCAACATCACTTATGCATACTTTCAACATCACTTATAAAACATGCAAGGGAATGAGTAAATGAATGGTTGAAGACATTATAAAACATGTTATAATACACCAAGGCATACAAGCATAGATATATATAGCAGTTAAGTCCTTCTCATCAAAGGTCTCTTCTCAATCTTCTCATCAAAGGTCTCTTCTCAATCTTTTCTACCACTACACACCCTCTCTTTCTAACTCCATACCAGGGggcaaaaaacaaaacaaaaaaaacttgaagGGAGAAAGTAAATGAACTAGCTTTATATCAATGCTACAACACTATCAGTCCATAGTTACTCCCTAACCTATGAGGAGATGTGCAATTTTCTTAGTGCAACCCTTCCCTTATTCCACCAATATCATCTGACTAATATCTTCAATATCCATAATATAATCTCCCAGCTTACTAAATAAATGCATACAACTATTTTAACTTAATTCTGTCCAACCTTTTCAACattgaaacaataataaaaatccaCCAACAACACATAAGCAAGTTAGACTTCATGTATTCCATCTTCACAACAAGTATGACTATATGTGACCAATTAAGAGGAAACAAGTATTGTCAAACATTCATAGATTCCTTTGTTGAgtggaaaaattataaaatctaataataaatttaataatcattttaataactaattaaatattaaattaatagttaaaatgaTCAATacgataattaaaatcattaaataacatTCTAGAAATGTATGAAAAGTTCATAAATACTCTTTTTTGTTGGGTTagtaattaaattcaaaaattgcaaaatatattaaaaaatttaataaatatactaataaatttaataactaatttaataatttaaatcaatagttaaaaaaattaatgcggtatttaaaatcattaaaatgacattaaaatatttggtacgtaaaaagtttttagttccaaatttacaaatttctcTGACCAAgtacaaaatattataatacaACATCTTTAGTTATATCTAACATAACACCAGATTTGACTgcattgtattttaaaattcatttatttatacttGCATTTTAACTGGAAATCTATTGTGTTTACAGTTACATTGAATCAAATGCCACCTTATAAGTGTGTATAACATGTTCAAGAATGATAAAATAGTGAACACACTAGCTCGATCACATTAAGAATAATAGAGGTGCCGAGCACACTTGAAAGTATCAAATAGGGATGGCATTGGGTttggtcgggtcgggtcggggaCAAGTTTTGATTATCCTTACTGTTGCTCCCCCACCTCCACCTCCGCACCTACCTCCATCCCCGATACTAGCCGGGTTTTGAAAACACCACCTTACTCCTGAACCCGACGTGGAGTAAGGTTCTAGTGGAAAACCCTGCTATTACGCCCTAACCCATGGCCGTGCAAGTGGTACCCTGAAGTAGGTGATGTGGAAATCCACCTTACCCCGAGGCATTACAAAGCAAAATATCCTGTAAAACTCAAttacaagaaatatatatatatatatatatataacattcaaAAACAACACAAAGGAATATAAAGTCAACTAGAATATAGTAGTTCGATAGTGTTAAAAATATTGCGAGAA contains:
- the LOC120284085 gene encoding uncharacterized protein LOC120284085, with product MENFLKSKEYWNIVEFEVAKLDVGVVPSEAQQKELEASKLKDLKAKNYLFQAIDRSILETILCKEISKDIWDSMKRKYQGSSRVKRAQLQALRRDFENLQMKDGESINNYFARTMRLANNMRFYGEKMDDVTIVEKILQSLTAKFDYIVCSIEESKDIDALSIDELQSSLLVHEQKINRNVTAEEQA